From the Rhizobium sp. SL42 genome, the window TCGCCTTCATGGCACTGACATGGCAGGCGACGCGCAAGCCCCTGCTGGTCGCTACCGTCGCGGTCCTGCTCTTTGCCATTGGTGCGCTCGGCCTCTGGGACCTCGCCATGCAGACGCTGGCGCTGATGCTGATGGCGACGCTGATTTCGGTGGCGATCGGTGTGCCGGTCGGCATCTGGCTGGCCAAGAGCCGCCTGATGCGCAGCATCGCGCTGCCAGTTCTCGATGTCATGCAGACAATGCCAAGCTTCGTCTATCTTATTCCGGCGATCATGCTCTTTGGCCTCGGCAAGGTGCCGGCGGTTCTGGCCACCATCGTCTATGCCGTCCCGCCGCTGATCCGCCTGACCGATCTCGGCATCCGCCAGGTCGATGGTGAAGTCGTCGAGGCCGCCACCGCCTTTGGCGGTAGCCCGCGTCAGATCCTCTTCGGTGTCGAGCTTCCGTTGGCCACGCCAACGATCATGGCCGGCCTCAACCAGACGATCATGATGGCGCTTTCCATGGTCGTGGTCGCCTCGATGATTGGCGCCCGCGGTCTCGGCGAACAGGTCTTGAACGGTATCCAGACGCTCGACGTCGGCAAGGGGCTTGAGGCCGGTCTCGGCATCGTCATCCTTGCCATCGTGCTCGATCGTATCACCCAGGGCTTCGGCCGCTCGAGCCAGGAGGATGGCCAGAATGGCTGAGATTGAAATCCGCAACGTCTTCAAGATTTTCGGCCGCAATTCGCAGGAAGCGCTCGTCATGGCGCGCGGCGGAGCCGAGAAGAGCCAGATTCTCGAACGCACCGGATGCAGCGTTGGCCTGAATGACATCAGCCTGAAAATCGGGGCGTCGCGCATCTTCGTCATCATGGGCCTGTCCGGATCGGGCAAGTCGACGCTGGTGCGCCATATCAATCGGCTGATCGAGCCGACCAGCGGCGAGATCCTCGTCGATGGCGGCAACGTGCTCGAACTCAATGCAAAGGACCTGCGCGAATTCCGCACCCGGCGCGTCAGCATGGTGTTCCAGGGTTTCGGTCTTATGCCGCATCGGACGGTGATGCAGAACGTGGTCTACGGCCAGCGGGTGCGCGGGCTGAGCAAGGCTGAGGCCTATCCGATCGGGATGAAATGGATCGAGACCGTCGGCCTGCTCGGTTACGAGAACAAGTACCCGCATCAGCTCTCGGGCGGCATGAAGCAGCGCGTCGGCCTTGCCCGTGCGCTGGCGGCCGACACCGATGTGATCCTGATGGACGAGGCCTTTTCGGCGCTCGATCCGCTGATCCGCAGCGACATGCAGGACCAGTTGCTGCAGCTGGAAAAGAACCTGTCGAAGACCATCGTCTTCATCACCCACGATCTCGATGAGGCGCTGCGTATCGGGGCCGAAATCGCGATCCTCAAGGACGGCCGCCTGGTCCAGGTCGGCACGCCAAGCCAGATCCTCAATACGCCGGCCGATGATTATGTCGCCCGCTTTGTCCAGCGTCGGGCCGGTGCGGAGGTCGCGCATCATGGCTGAAGGAATTGTTCTTGATGGACCGCTTAGCTGGAAAGAGATTGCCGCGGTTGCCGAAGGCGCTGAGCTTGCGCTTTCCGATGCCGCATGGGCGCGGATCGCAAACGCGCGGGCCATCGTTGACGCACTGGTCGAGCGGGAGATCCGCGGCTATGGCATCAATACCGGCGTCGGCGCGCTCTGCGATGTGATCATCAGCCGTGCGGATCAGCAGGCCCTGTCGCGCAATATCATCCTCAGCCATGCCTGCGGCGTTGGCGAGCCGCTTGGCAAAGTGGAGACGCGCGCCGTGATGGCAGCGCAGATCGCCAATTTCGCCCACGGATATTCCGGCGTCAGCAGGCCGGTGCTCGAGACGCTTCTGGCGCTGCTCAACGGCGATATGCTGCCGGTGATCCCATCCAAGGGCTCGGTTGGTTATCTGACCCATGCTGCCGCGATTGGTCTGGTGCTGATCGGGGAAGGCGAATGCCGCCATGGTGATGAGTTGATCGCCGGCCGCGAGGCTCTCGACCGTTTGGGGCGGATGCCGCTCGTTCTGCAGGCCAAGGAAGGCCTCAGCCTTGTCAACGGCACGCCCTGCGCCACCGGTCTTGGCGCCCTTGCCGTGTCGCGTCTCTCCCATCTCGCTGACTGGGCTGATGCGGCCGCTGCGATGACCTATGAAAACCTCGGTGCGCAGGCAGACCCGTTCGCCGAAATGCCGCTTGCCCTTCGCCAGTCGCCCGGCCTGCAGCAGGTCGGCCGTACTCTGCGCCACTGGCTCGGCGGAAGCGCGCTTCTGGCGCAATCGGCCGGCAGCCGAACGCAGGATCCGTTGAGCCTGCGCGCCGTGCCGCAGATCCATGGCGCCGTGCGTGATGCTCTCGTGCATGTCGCGGAAACCGTCGATCGCGAACTCGCCAGCGTCACCGACAATCCGGTGGTGGCCGGGATACCGGAGACACCGGAAGTGCATTCACAGGCGCATGCCGTGGGGGCGGCCCTTGGTCTCGCCATGGACAGCCTCGCAACCGCTGCCGCAGAGCTCGCAGCCATTTCTGAGCGGCGGATCGACCGGCTGGTCAATCCGCTGGTCAGCGGCCTGCCGGCATTTCTCGCAGCCGGCAGCGGCGTCGCCTCCGGCTTCATGATCATCCAGTATACCGCGGCCGCGCTGGTTGCGGAGAACCGGCGCCTTGCCGCGCCCGCCAGCCTCGATGGCGGCATCACCTCGGCGCTGCAGGAGGATATCCTGACCCATGCGACGCCGGCGGCCGACAAGGCGCTGGCGATCCTTGAAAACCTGCAGACGATCCTCGCCATCGAAGTCATGGCGGCCGGCCAAGCCTACGACCTGCAGTCAGGTTCGGCAGACAAGGCCAAGCGGACTGCGGCACTTTATCAGCGCGTTCGCCAGAATGTGCCGTTCTACCGCGATCACCGGCCGCTCAATGCTGAGGTCGCCAAGGTTCGTGCGATGATCGGGATCCTGTCGGCACCGCTGGACGGAGACGCACGATGAAAACGCTGCTGCGCAATGCAAGACTGACAACACTGGCGCCTAAGCTTCCGGGCCTCGGCATCATTGAGGATGGTGCCATCCTGATAGAAGACGGCCGCATCGCCTATGCCGGTCACGCTGCCGATGCGCCGGCAGGCGCTGGGATCTCTGTGGTTGATTGTGAAGGCAGGTGGATCACGCCCGGCCTAATTGATTGCCATACCCATCTCGTCCATGCCGGCAATCGTGCGCGGGAATTCGAGATGCGGCTTGCCGGCGCTTCCTATGAAGAGATCGCCCGTGCGGGCGGCGGCATCGTCTCGTCGGTGCGCCAAGTGCGCGACGCCAGCGAGGCGGATCTGGTTGCCGAGACACTGCCGCGCCTCGATGCGCTGATCGCCGAAGGGGTGACAACCGTCGAGGTGAAATCCGGCTATGGCCTGACGGTCGAGGATGAATTGAAAATGCTGCGCGCGGCGCGGTCTGTGGGCAACCAACGTCCGGTGAACCTGACGACCACCTATCTCGGCGCCCATGCAACACCGGCCGACTACAAGGGCCGCAATGGCGACTTCATTCGGGATGTCGTGCTGTCGGGACTTGCCGCAGCCCATGCAGAAGGGCTTGTCGATTCCGTCGACGGCTTCTGCGAAGGCATTGCCTTCTCGCCGGATGACATGCGCGTGGTGTTTGATGCGGCCAAGGCGCTGGGGCTGCCCGTCAAGCTGCATGCCGATCAGTTGTCCAATCTGCACGGCGCGGCGCTGGCAGCAGCTTATGGCGCGCTGTCGGCGGATCATCTCGAATACACCGATGATGACGGGGCCGCGGCCATGACGGCGGCCGGCACCGTCGCCGTTCTCCTGCCGGGCGCCTATTATTTCATTCGCGAAACGAAGAAGCCGCCGGTCGATCTGTTCCGCAAACATGCGACGAAGATGGCGCTTGCTACCGATTGCAACCCCGGCACCTCGCCGCTGACCTCGCTTCTGCTGACCATGAACATGGGTGCGACGCTGTTTCATCTGACGGTGGAGGAATGCCTGGCGGGTGTGACCCGCGAGGCCGCCCGCGCGCTGGGACGGCTGGACACGATCGGCACGATCGAGGCCGGCAAGCAGGCCGATCTCGCCATCTGGAACATCGAGAGCCCGGCCGAGCTGGTCTATCGCATCGGCTTCAATCCGCTGCATCAGCGGATCTGGAACGGGGACATTACGGGAGGAAACCACGCATGACCATTACACTGCATCCCGGCCGCGTTTCGCTCGCAGAACTGGCTGAGATCTACTGGAACGGCGAGACCGTCGTGCTCGACCGCAGCTTTGACGCGGGCATCGAACGCGCCGCCGCTCGCATCGCTGCGATCGCCGCCGGCAACGAGGCCGTCTACGGCATCAATACCGGTTTCGGCAAACTCGCCTCGATCCGGATCGATGCGGCCGACACGGCAACGCTGCAGCGCAATCTGATCCTGTCGCATTGCTGTGGCGTCGGCCAGCCGATGCCTGAAAACATCGTCCGCCTGATCATGGCGCTGAAGCTCGTCTCGCTCGGCCGTGGCGCTTCCGGCGTGCGGCTCGAGCTGGTGCGCCTGATCGAGGCCATGCTGGACAAGGGCGTCACGCCGCTGATTCCGGAAAAGGGTTCTGTCGGGGCCTCGGGCGATCTGGCGCCGCTTGCGCATATGGCCGCCGTGATGATGGGCGAGGCGGAAGCCTTTTATCAGGGCGAGCGCGTGCAGGGTGGAGTGGCGCTGGAGCGTGCGGGTCTCATCCCCGTCGTGTTGGCTGCCAAGGAGGGATTGGCGCTGATCAACGGCACGCAGGCCTCCACAGCGCTGGCGCTTGCCGGTCTGTTCCGCGCCCATCGTGCGGCCCAGGCAGCGCTGATCACCGGTGCGCTCTCGACCGACGCGGCCATGGGCTCCTCCGCGCCCTTCACCGCCGACATCCACACGCTGCGTGGCCATAAGGGCCAGATCGACACGGCGGCCTCGCTGCGCGGCCTGCTGGCCGGGTCTGTCATCCGTGAAAGCCATCTGCAGGGCGACGAACGCGTGCAGGATCCGTATTGCATTCGCTGCCAGCCGCAGGTCGACGGAGCCTGCCTCGATTTGCTACGCATGGCCGGCCGCACGCTTGAGATCGAAGCCAATGCGGTCACCGACAATCCGCTTGTGCTCTCCGACGACAGCGTCGTGTCCGGCGGCAATTTCCACGCCGAGCCCGTGGCTTTTGCCGCCGACCAGATCGCCATTGCCGTTTGCGAGATCGGCGCCATTGCGCAGCGTCGCATTGCGCTTCTGGTTGATCCGGCACTGTCCTATGGCCTGCCGGCATTCCTGGCTCGCAAGCCGGGGCTGAATTCCGGCCTGATGATCGCCGAAGTTACGTCTGCCGCGTTGATGAGCGAAAACAAGCAGATGGCGCATCCAGCCTCGGTGGATTCCACCCCGACATCGGCCAATCAGGAGGACCATGTCTCCATGGCCTGCCATGGCGCCCGCCGCCTGCTGCAGATGACGGAAAACCTGTTTTCGATCATCGGCATCGAGGCGCTGACGGCAGCACAAGGCGTGGATTTCCGTGCGCCCTTGGCCACCAGCCCCGAATTGCAGTCGGCGATCGCCACCTTGCGCACCGTCGTCGCCACGCTGGACGAGGATCGCTTCATGGCGCCGGATCTGGCTGCGGCCAGTGCTCTGGTGGCGGATGGCTCGCTGGTGGCGAGCGTGTCTGATGGCTTGTTGCCGGGGCTGGAGGGTTGAGCATGGGTGTGTTTGGTCTACCCCCCTCTGTCCTGCCGGACATCTCCCCCACACGGGGGGAGATCGAACTGCGGCACATGGAAATGCTTATCGTCAATCTGGACGCTTGCGGCGATCCGATCTCCCCCCTTGTGGGGGAGATGGTCGGCAGACCAGAGGGGGGTAGTGTCGGGCACCAGGCGGGGTGGCTGCAATGACGTTCGAAGTCTTCCAAGGCAACTCGCCGGTCATTCTCGCCTTCCCGCACACGGGAACTGACGTGCCGCCCGAGATCTGGGGCCGCCTGAACGACAATGGCCGGCTGCTGGCCGATACCGACTGGCATATTCACCAGCTCTACGCAGGTCTGCTGCCGAACGTGACGACGGTGCGCGCCACCTTCCATCGTTATGTCATCGACGCCAATCGTGATCCGACCGGAACGAGCCTCTACCCCGGGCAGAACACAACCGGACTGGTGCCCGAAACGGATTTTGACGGGGTTTCGATCTGGCAGGACGGCGAGCAACCGTCGCAATCCGATGTCGCCTATCGGCTGAACACGTTCCATGCGCCGTATCATGCCGCCTTGTTGGCCGAGATCGAGCGGGTGAAGGCGATCCATGGCGTGGCCGTGCTCTACGACTGCCATTCCATCCGCTCGCTGATCCCCTTCCTGTTCGAAGGCCAGCTGCCGGATTTCAACATCGGCACGGACATCGGGCGGACCTGCGATCCTCGCATCGAGGCGGCTGCAGCCGAGGTTGCTCGCGCGGCCGAAGGTTACACGTCGATCGTCAACGGCCGCTTCAAGGGCGGCTGGACCACCCGTCACTACGGGCAGCCACAGGATGGCGTTCATGCCATCCAGATGGAACTGTCGCAGATTTCGCATCTGACCACCGAAGAGCCGCCTTTTGCCTATGACGAGGAGAAGGCCGGGCGGCTGCGCATTCACCTGAACCAGATCCTGGCACGCATCGAAGCCGTTGCGGATCAACTGAAGACCAAGGGGAACTGAGATGACCAACCCACGCCACAACATCCGCGACGTGCGTTCGCCGCGCGGTACCGAGCTCAATGCGAAGAGCTGGATGACCGAAGCGCCCTTGCGCATGCTGATGAACAACCTCGACCCCGATGTCGCGGAGAACCCGCATGAACTCGTGGTTTATGGCGGTATCGGCCGCGCCGCCCGTACCTGGGAGGATTTCGACCGCATCGTCGCGACGCTGAAGACGCTGACCGAGGAGGAAACGCTCGTCGTGCAGTCCGGCAAGCCGGTAGGCGTTTTCCGCACCCACAAGGATGCGCCGCGCGTCTTGATCGCCAATTCCAACCTCGTTCCGCATTGGGCGACATGGGACCATTTCAACGAACTGGATAAGAAGGGTCTCGCCATGTACGGCCAGATGACTGCCGGTTCATGGATCTATATCGGCACCCAGGGTATCGTGCAGGGCACCTATGAGACCTTCGTCGAGGCCGGTCGCCAGCATTATGGCGGCAACCTAAAGGGCAAGTGGATCCTGACCGGTGGCCTCGGTGGCATGGGCGGCGCCCAGCCGCTGGCCGCAGTCATGGCCGGCGCCTGCTGCCTGGCGGTCGAAAGCGACGAAACCCGCATCGATTTCCGCCTGCGCACCCGCTACGTCGATGAAAAGGCAAAGACGCTCGACGAAGCGCTTGAAATGATCGACCGCTGGACCAAGGCCGGAGAAGCAAAGTCCGTTGGCCTGCTCGGCAATGCCGCCGAGATCTTCCCGGAACTGGTCAAGCGCATGCAGGCCGGCGGCCCGCGCCCGGACATCGTCACCGACCAGACCTCGGCGCATGATCCGCTGAACGGCTATCTGCCGATCGGCTGGACGGTTGCCGAGCACAAGGCCAAGCGCGAAAGCGATCCGAAGGCTGTCGAAGC encodes:
- the hutI gene encoding imidazolonepropionase; translation: MKTLLRNARLTTLAPKLPGLGIIEDGAILIEDGRIAYAGHAADAPAGAGISVVDCEGRWITPGLIDCHTHLVHAGNRAREFEMRLAGASYEEIARAGGGIVSSVRQVRDASEADLVAETLPRLDALIAEGVTTVEVKSGYGLTVEDELKMLRAARSVGNQRPVNLTTTYLGAHATPADYKGRNGDFIRDVVLSGLAAAHAEGLVDSVDGFCEGIAFSPDDMRVVFDAAKALGLPVKLHADQLSNLHGAALAAAYGALSADHLEYTDDDGAAAMTAAGTVAVLLPGAYYFIRETKKPPVDLFRKHATKMALATDCNPGTSPLTSLLLTMNMGATLFHLTVEECLAGVTREAARALGRLDTIGTIEAGKQADLAIWNIESPAELVYRIGFNPLHQRIWNGDITGGNHA
- a CDS encoding ABC transporter permease, which encodes MFPESLHISIRGPINDAVQALVVNYGFVFKAISQTILQAILFIEWIVRGLPWWLMIIAFMALTWQATRKPLLVATVAVLLFAIGALGLWDLAMQTLALMLMATLISVAIGVPVGIWLAKSRLMRSIALPVLDVMQTMPSFVYLIPAIMLFGLGKVPAVLATIVYAVPPLIRLTDLGIRQVDGEVVEAATAFGGSPRQILFGVELPLATPTIMAGLNQTIMMALSMVVVASMIGARGLGEQVLNGIQTLDVGKGLEAGLGIVILAIVLDRITQGFGRSSQEDGQNG
- the hutH gene encoding histidine ammonia-lyase, with the protein product MTITLHPGRVSLAELAEIYWNGETVVLDRSFDAGIERAAARIAAIAAGNEAVYGINTGFGKLASIRIDAADTATLQRNLILSHCCGVGQPMPENIVRLIMALKLVSLGRGASGVRLELVRLIEAMLDKGVTPLIPEKGSVGASGDLAPLAHMAAVMMGEAEAFYQGERVQGGVALERAGLIPVVLAAKEGLALINGTQASTALALAGLFRAHRAAQAALITGALSTDAAMGSSAPFTADIHTLRGHKGQIDTAASLRGLLAGSVIRESHLQGDERVQDPYCIRCQPQVDGACLDLLRMAGRTLEIEANAVTDNPLVLSDDSVVSGGNFHAEPVAFAADQIAIAVCEIGAIAQRRIALLVDPALSYGLPAFLARKPGLNSGLMIAEVTSAALMSENKQMAHPASVDSTPTSANQEDHVSMACHGARRLLQMTENLFSIIGIEALTAAQGVDFRAPLATSPELQSAIATLRTVVATLDEDRFMAPDLAAASALVADGSLVASVSDGLLPGLEG
- the hutG gene encoding N-formylglutamate deformylase — its product is MTFEVFQGNSPVILAFPHTGTDVPPEIWGRLNDNGRLLADTDWHIHQLYAGLLPNVTTVRATFHRYVIDANRDPTGTSLYPGQNTTGLVPETDFDGVSIWQDGEQPSQSDVAYRLNTFHAPYHAALLAEIERVKAIHGVAVLYDCHSIRSLIPFLFEGQLPDFNIGTDIGRTCDPRIEAAAAEVARAAEGYTSIVNGRFKGGWTTRHYGQPQDGVHAIQMELSQISHLTTEEPPFAYDEEKAGRLRIHLNQILARIEAVADQLKTKGN
- the hutU gene encoding urocanate hydratase — protein: MTNPRHNIRDVRSPRGTELNAKSWMTEAPLRMLMNNLDPDVAENPHELVVYGGIGRAARTWEDFDRIVATLKTLTEEETLVVQSGKPVGVFRTHKDAPRVLIANSNLVPHWATWDHFNELDKKGLAMYGQMTAGSWIYIGTQGIVQGTYETFVEAGRQHYGGNLKGKWILTGGLGGMGGAQPLAAVMAGACCLAVESDETRIDFRLRTRYVDEKAKTLDEALEMIDRWTKAGEAKSVGLLGNAAEIFPELVKRMQAGGPRPDIVTDQTSAHDPLNGYLPIGWTVAEHKAKRESDPKAVEAAARASMKRHVEAMVAFWDAGVPTLDYGNNIRQVAKEEGLENAFAFPGFVPAYIRPLFCRGIGPFRWAALSGDPEDIYKTDAKVKELTPGNTHLHNWLDMARDRIAFQGLPARICWVGLGDRHRLALAFNEMVKNGELSAPVVIGRDHLDSGSVASPNRETEAMKDGSDAVSDWPLLNALLNTASGATWVSLHHGGGVGMGFSQHSGVVICADGSDDAAKRLERVLWNDPATGVMRHADAGYEIALDCAKEKGLRLPGILGN
- a CDS encoding HAL/PAL/TAL family ammonia-lyase — protein: MAEGIVLDGPLSWKEIAAVAEGAELALSDAAWARIANARAIVDALVEREIRGYGINTGVGALCDVIISRADQQALSRNIILSHACGVGEPLGKVETRAVMAAQIANFAHGYSGVSRPVLETLLALLNGDMLPVIPSKGSVGYLTHAAAIGLVLIGEGECRHGDELIAGREALDRLGRMPLVLQAKEGLSLVNGTPCATGLGALAVSRLSHLADWADAAAAMTYENLGAQADPFAEMPLALRQSPGLQQVGRTLRHWLGGSALLAQSAGSRTQDPLSLRAVPQIHGAVRDALVHVAETVDRELASVTDNPVVAGIPETPEVHSQAHAVGAALGLAMDSLATAAAELAAISERRIDRLVNPLVSGLPAFLAAGSGVASGFMIIQYTAAALVAENRRLAAPASLDGGITSALQEDILTHATPAADKALAILENLQTILAIEVMAAGQAYDLQSGSADKAKRTAALYQRVRQNVPFYRDHRPLNAEVAKVRAMIGILSAPLDGDAR
- a CDS encoding quaternary amine ABC transporter ATP-binding protein; the protein is MAEIEIRNVFKIFGRNSQEALVMARGGAEKSQILERTGCSVGLNDISLKIGASRIFVIMGLSGSGKSTLVRHINRLIEPTSGEILVDGGNVLELNAKDLREFRTRRVSMVFQGFGLMPHRTVMQNVVYGQRVRGLSKAEAYPIGMKWIETVGLLGYENKYPHQLSGGMKQRVGLARALAADTDVILMDEAFSALDPLIRSDMQDQLLQLEKNLSKTIVFITHDLDEALRIGAEIAILKDGRLVQVGTPSQILNTPADDYVARFVQRRAGAEVAHHG